A single region of the Paraburkholderia megapolitana genome encodes:
- the yaaA gene encoding peroxide stress protein YaaA, translating into MIIVLSPAKSLDYETPPHVKKHTLPDFIDDAAELIGGLRRLSPQQIATLMDISDPLARLNYQRYADWSPVFDTRNAKQAVLAFNGDVYEGFDARSLSAADLDYAQKHVRVLSGLYGLLRPLDLLQPYRLEMGTRLANARGKDLYAFWGARITEALNAQLKKNTRAAQVLVNCASGEYFKSVKPKLLDAPVITPVFEDWKGGRYKVISFHAKRARGLMARYAVEQRLDAPEQLKNFSSEGYAFDADASNDATYVFRRRIAD; encoded by the coding sequence ATGATAATCGTTCTGTCGCCGGCGAAATCGCTGGACTACGAAACGCCCCCGCACGTCAAAAAGCACACGCTCCCCGATTTCATCGATGATGCCGCCGAACTGATCGGCGGCTTGCGCCGTTTGTCGCCGCAACAGATCGCGACGCTGATGGACATCTCCGATCCGCTCGCGCGGCTCAACTACCAGCGTTATGCCGACTGGTCGCCGGTCTTCGACACGCGCAACGCGAAGCAGGCGGTGCTGGCGTTTAACGGCGACGTGTATGAGGGATTCGATGCGCGTTCGCTGTCGGCGGCGGATCTCGACTATGCGCAAAAGCATGTGCGCGTGCTGTCCGGTCTGTACGGGCTGTTGCGTCCGCTCGATCTGCTGCAACCGTACCGGCTCGAAATGGGCACGCGCCTCGCCAATGCGCGCGGCAAGGATCTGTATGCGTTCTGGGGGGCGCGCATCACCGAGGCGTTGAACGCGCAACTGAAAAAGAACACGCGCGCCGCACAGGTGCTGGTTAACTGCGCATCCGGCGAGTACTTCAAGTCCGTGAAGCCGAAGCTGCTCGATGCGCCGGTCATCACGCCGGTGTTCGAGGACTGGAAGGGCGGTCGCTACAAGGTCATCAGCTTTCACGCGAAGCGCGCACGCGGTTTGATGGCGCGCTACGCGGTCGAACAGCGGCTCGATGCGCCCGAACAGTTGAAGAATTTTTCGTCGGAAGGCTACGCATTCGATGCGGATGCTTCGAACGACGCCACCTATGTATTTCGCCGTCGCATCGCCGACTGA
- a CDS encoding M14 family metallopeptidase, with protein MTLSITSNFDAGAIDVVSCTQADDIRLRVRPDSHADFAQWFYFRLTGARGERCVMTFENAADCAFAAGWRDYQAAASYDRVNWFRVPTTYDGRVLTIDHTPDFDSIYYAYFEPYSEERHSEFLGAVQQMPHASLTELGRTVEGRPMSLLTLGAPDTDADDAGDASSKPKKKVWIIARQHPGETMAEWFVEGLVKRLAGWGDWAGDPVARKLYDHATFYIVPNMNPDGSVRGNLRTNATGANLNREWLEPDAARSPEVLVVRDAIHATGCDLFFDVHGDEALPYVFVAGSEMLPGFTEQQGIEQKAFVEAFKQASPDFQDKYGYEASKYRQDALKLASKYIGHTFGCLSLTLEMPFKDNANLPDERVGWNGERSASLGAAMLQAILRHVETFD; from the coding sequence ATGACGCTGTCCATTACGAGCAATTTCGATGCGGGCGCAATCGATGTCGTGTCGTGCACGCAGGCCGACGACATTCGTCTGCGCGTGCGTCCCGACAGTCACGCCGATTTCGCGCAGTGGTTCTATTTCCGCTTAACGGGCGCGCGCGGCGAGCGCTGCGTGATGACCTTCGAAAATGCCGCCGACTGTGCGTTTGCCGCAGGCTGGCGTGACTATCAGGCGGCCGCGAGCTACGACCGGGTGAACTGGTTCCGCGTGCCGACCACCTACGACGGCCGCGTGCTGACCATCGATCACACACCCGACTTCGACAGCATCTACTACGCGTACTTCGAGCCGTACAGCGAGGAGCGCCACTCGGAGTTTCTCGGCGCGGTCCAGCAGATGCCGCATGCGTCGCTGACCGAGCTGGGCAGGACCGTGGAAGGACGCCCGATGTCGCTACTGACGCTCGGTGCACCAGATACCGACGCCGACGATGCCGGTGATGCGTCCTCGAAGCCAAAGAAAAAAGTCTGGATTATCGCGCGCCAGCATCCGGGCGAGACGATGGCGGAGTGGTTTGTCGAAGGGCTTGTGAAACGGCTGGCCGGCTGGGGAGACTGGGCGGGAGACCCGGTCGCGCGCAAACTCTACGACCACGCGACGTTCTACATCGTACCCAACATGAATCCCGACGGTAGCGTGCGGGGCAACCTGCGGACCAACGCGACCGGCGCGAATCTGAATCGCGAATGGCTGGAGCCGGATGCGGCGCGCAGTCCCGAAGTGCTGGTCGTGCGCGATGCGATTCACGCGACGGGCTGCGATCTGTTCTTCGATGTTCACGGCGACGAGGCGTTGCCGTATGTATTCGTCGCGGGCTCGGAGATGCTGCCCGGTTTCACGGAACAGCAGGGCATCGAGCAGAAGGCATTCGTCGAAGCGTTCAAGCAGGCCAGTCCTGACTTTCAGGACAAATACGGCTACGAAGCGAGCAAGTACCGGCAAGACGCGTTGAAGCTCGCATCGAAGTACATCGGCCATACGTTTGGTTGCCTGTCGCTGACACTCGAGATGCCCTTCAAGGACAATGCGAACCTGCCGGACGAGCGAGTGGGCTGGAATGGCGAGCGCAGCGCGTCGCTCGGCGCAGCGATGCTGCAGGCGATCTTGCGGCACGTCGAAACGTTCGACTGA